From one Ammospiza nelsoni isolate bAmmNel1 chromosome 14, bAmmNel1.pri, whole genome shotgun sequence genomic stretch:
- the CIB2 gene encoding calcium and integrin-binding family member 2 isoform X2, which produces MAPNVVPMDYTKDPDVKLPMQLIINMPELKENPFKERIVSSFSEDGEGSLSFNDFVDMFSVLSEMAPRELKAIYAFKIYDFNTDNFICKADLEKTLNKLTREELTAEEITLVCEKVIEEADMDGDGKLGFADFENMISKAPDFLSTFHIRI; this is translated from the exons ATGGCACCAAACGTTGTGCCCATGGACTATACAAAGGACCCAGATGTTAAACTACCTATGCAGCTTATAATAAACATGCCTGAGCTGAAG GAGAATCCCTTCAAAGAAAGGATtgtgtcatctttctcagaagATGGAGAGGGGAGCCTGAGCTTCAATGACTTTGTGGATATGTTCTCCGTGCTCAGTGAAATGGCTCCCCGAGAGCTGAAAGCAATCTATGCCTTTAAGATTTATG ATTTTAACACAGATAACTTCATTTGTAAAGCAGActtggaaaaaaccctcaataAGCTGACCCGGGAAGAGCTGACAGCGGAGGAGATCACTCTGGTTTGTGAGAAAGTCATAGAAGAAGCTGACATGGATGGTGATGGGAAATTAGGATTTGCAGATTTTGAAAACATGATTTCCAAGGCACCAGACTTTCTCAG taCTTTCCACATAAGAATCTGA